The following DNA comes from Triplophysa dalaica isolate WHDGS20190420 chromosome 10, ASM1584641v1, whole genome shotgun sequence.
TGTCaacaaatgaaattgaaaataacgTTACAGTTTTCCCGAGTTCCACGTAAATACTACTGAGTCGATATCAAAACGATGAAAAACTATTGTCAatgtaataaatgattttacaaagttatttaatttttacattcCGTATTCAAATCATTATATGCGAAATGTATGAGTCAGCTTACGAAAACTAACGTTAGACGTTTCTGTCTTATAGGTATATCTGTCTGATCActtatatatgtataaaatgaaGGTAGCAAAAAATAGATATTCATTAAGTCCACCGAAATGTGCTTCTGACTTTATGTTTtgccatattttatttgtactttaaaataCCTAGTTActaagttttaaattaaaagacaCCTAATATTAGTCACTTCATTTCAGATCCCCTTGATGATGATGAGAGGTAAGAAAATATAGATGTAAAGTGAAGTCCTGTTTATCTATCTGTTggagataaaaaaaacacaagaaacaatATCTGTGCAGCTCTCATTCTGATTGGAGTGAAGATGACCAAGTTTTCAATAATAAAGAGGTAAGAATACATTTGAACATGATAATTATTATCGTTACAGTAGTGTTTCAAACAGGATTTTGTGTAACCAAAAAGACTATGTCTTCAAATCTGGGTCATATGCCATAAAATGGCGTTATTGGCATACAGAAAGAAATGTACCCAGGTGCACCGGCTAGAGAGCTTCAGAGGCTAAGTGACACTCGCTGGGCATGTCGATATATGGCTCTACATACTATTATGGATAGACTGCCTGCCATTAAGCGAGTCTTGCAAGACATAGTCCAAGAATACAGTGGtgtaggggtgtgcgatatgactatattagatcgcgaacgattaaaatgactgcacaatCCACTTTATCGGAAAAATCGTTAtatcgtcctatatagtgcacGACACGTTGTCTATTGCTGTCTATTGATTTCGTCAACATCCGTGCGATAGATGGCATCAAGTTAACAAACTCGTGTGCGTTGCTCGTAAATTTTGTGAGATTAAGCGACGCAGTCAGTGACAATGGAGGAAATGCGGAGGAGTTGGTctccaaaaaaaattcaacatctGTAATATGGAAATGGTTTGGTTTTTCCCAAACAGACAGGGTGCAAACCGCAGTTATTTGCAAGTGTTGCAAGGATAAGATTCGCACGTCGGATGGCAACACTACGAACCTTTTTATGCACCTTAAAAGAAAGCACccgaaagagtatgccgacagccAAATTATAAAGGGACCCCATGCGAGAgcatcaggtacaaccaagcagcCAGAAACTACAAGGCTTAAACAAACGACTTTGACAAAAGACACATTTGAGAAAGGAAGACCGTATGTCAGAACgagcaagcgctggaaagatgtaaCTGATGCGTTgacattttacctggccaaagacatgattcccataaagactgtggaaaatgagggctttaaaagaCTGCTCAAAGTCGTGGATCCACggtacgaaatacccagccgcaaatatttttcttccacggccattccacagctttattCCGAGTGCCGCAGcaagatgcaaaaaaaattcaaaacgtAAAAGTTTTTGGCTacaacagctgatttatggtctagTCGTACGTCAGAGCCTTACTTAAGTCTGAGTGACTGTCTGACGATTCACTTTATTCATGACTGGAAGTTGTGCAGTGCGTGTCTAGAAACAACATATTTCCCTCAAGACCACACGGGCGAGCTCATAGCGCAAGGCCTCAGGGACGCGCTTGAATGTTGGGGACTGAAAGAAGCAAATATGACATGTATGACGACAGATAGCGGGGCCAATATGGTGAAGGCATTGGAGCTCAATAGCTGGACTCGTCTGCAGTTTTTTGGTCACAGACTCCACCTGGCCATCGGTCAGtgcaactaaaaataaatatattttctctgTCATTCAGGAGATTGTTGGTAAtaagaaataattgaaaattaCATTAGGAACATTGAACATTAAAATTATGAGATTagttaacaataataattgcACTGTACTGTTATATGTAACTGtttttaattatgtatataaatatatttgttgaacatctgtttggtttcaataaaataatataattttataatagcctataaacatttgtaaatataattttacattgtGCATTAggttaaatataattaatacattattcttttttattggaAAAAAGTGCCAAAGACCCTCGTGTTGAACGTGTAACATCGGTCTGCAAGAAAGTCGTCAATACATTCTCCTTCAGCTGGAAGAAAAAGAGGGACTTAAGTAATGCTCAAACTGAGCTAAAGCTACCTCAAAAGAAGCTCATCACCGAGTCCCCAACACGATGGGGTTCGAGACTCAACATGATCGAGAGAGTGCTCGACCAGGAAAAGGCAATTTCTCAGGTCCTGAAGGCAGACAAGAAGACGAGGCATTTGGTCCCTTCATGGCAAGATGTTGACGTGATGGAGTCTGTGAAAAAGGCATTTAGTCCACTGAAAGACTTTACTGATGCACTCTCCGGTGAGGACTATGTGAGTATATCTTATGTAAAGCCAGTGCTTCACCTGTTGAAAGTCAACATTTTGTGCCTGaatgatgaagacactgaactaacaaaaacaatgaagacAAGCATTCTCGCATACCTCACTGACAAATATCAGGACCCCACCAATGATGATCTGCTGGATATGGCTTCGCTTGTCGATCCCAGGGTTACAACACAATACATCGACAAAGACAAGATAGAGGGAATACAAACCAGAGCTTTGTCTGAGCTGGAGTCTTTGCTGACCATACAGTATCCAACATCAGATCAGCAGCCTACCTCTAGTACCTCAACCTCCACATCACAGAGCCCTGATGAGGGTCAGGCACCACCCAAGAAAGCAAAACAATCCCTTGCCAGCTTTTTTAAAGCCTCAGGTGTTGGAAGTGCATCTGCAGCCACAACATCATCTTCCTCATCTCTAAAAGAGGCAATAGTAGGAAAACTGAAGGGATAATTGTCCAAACCAAATGCAGAAAGTGAGGTGTAGTTCAGACTTTGAATGCCTACAGGGATGAGTCATTTTTTGATGACCTATGGAATGAAGTGTTGAACACAGCTGAGCAACGTGATACTGCAATACAGCCAGTCAGATTCAGAAcgagtaaaatatatttttcgtACAACCCTTTTCTACCCGGTTTTAGATCAGATGCTTAATGAGCTTAACAGAAGGTTTTCTagaaaaaactgtgaaatagTAACTTGTATCCAAACTCTAAACCCTACAAGTGATGTGTTTCTCAAACAATAGTCCCTGTTTCCATTTGCTAGaatgtatgaatgaaatatTGAGGACTTGGGGTATGAACTCCATCAGTTCAGAAGAATTTTAGAAAGGAAAATACAGAGTGGCATGCAGAAGCCTTCCAGTGTAGTAGAGCTGCAATTATTCATTGAACCATATAAAGAAGTTTTCTTTGAGCTCTTTAAACTATGCAAAATAGCTGTTTCAATCCCTGTTAGTACTGCATCTTGTGAACAGAGTTTTTCTGTACTAAAGCTGGTGAAAACCTATCTCAGGCCCACAATGTCAGATTAAGTAATTTAGGTGTTCTAAGTATTGAGTCAAGGAGGGCAAAGGCCTTAAATCTAGATGAATTTGCTGAtctttttgcaaaaaaaaaacacaaaaatcgtAGAATACAGTTAATGTGACtgatattgaatatgtaatgcaaatgtaaaaacaattaaaatgcaatttactGTGACTAATACTGAATATGTattgcaaatgaaaaaaattaaatccaaATGCAAATTCATTGTTGAATGATTATATCTATGGTATTTTGCCTGTTAATGCCTGCACTGCAGAAAATGATATGACAACGATAAGGTCTAAATTTAAATGGCCCCTCTAACAGTTCACCTTGCCCCAGCCTGGCCCCCCCCAGTTGAAATGGTCTAGAACCGCTACTGGTCTCGACGCTCGCACTTACAACTCTTTCAGTCGGACGACATTGTCAGCCTCCCATATTAAGTGAATCTGAAAGTCCATCTTTTACACCACAGACAATATACGACTTTTAAACTGCTGATATGCATTCAGAGcttcactgtttttttatatgaaaaagtGCATGTCACGTCTCGTGTGGACGtggcaaaaaaatgcattgcaaaTGGCACTGAATATAACATCATGTCATATTCAATACTATTATTCTATATTATTAAACTATTCCAGTGGCACCGTTTCAGAACAAGCTTATAATAATGCTATATTCAGAACAAGCTTACAGTAGGTCTTGTCGAGGTTCCATCTAAAATATGCAATGAGAGTTTTTTTAGGAGGActaaaaaaaggatttttaatCAGACCACAAATAATACTTAATATAaggaacaacacaaacattcaaGTCAGTATATGATcatgatgtttatattgttgaaGATATTTCTCAGGAAAACACTGATATCCAAATGGTCGGGTGAAAGTCGAGTCTCTGTAAGCCGGTGGCAGCCAGTTTCTGGTCAAGTCCTGCAAattgtacatatatattttcagaTGTCTTAAGACTTATATGCGTGTTagcatttgttaaacattttcagCATAATTGAACAattctgcaaaaataaacatttctaaatggCGCATAGTGTAACCACGTTAATTTCTAGTTCATTCTATAGCATCTTCGGAAAAAAGATAAGCGAAATCATAAtcaaaataagattaaaattaCGGAAGAATAAGTAAACTTGAAAAGGGAAAATTTATGAAAAACACGGTATAAATGCATggaatgtttactttttgttgcAAAACTTCCGTTGTCACGGGAGGAAAACAAGGATCCAGTAGCAGGTGAATAGTTTATTTGCAGTGACAAGTGTGAAAAGTGATCAAACTAGTGGTAGTTCCCCAGCTATGATCCTCCGTGACTAGAGCACTGCTTGAACAAAATTAAATCCGCCTCTGATAGATTTTACCGAAGTCCGGTAATTAATCGACACCCGCAAGAATAACGGACATGCACAGCAAACTTGGACCGTAGACGTGCTGGGATAGAAAACAGGCAACGATCTGACAATAGAACAGTTAACTCGAGTTTGAAATTAGTTTATGATGTAAACGCTGTTAATGCCTAACAGGTGCCGCTAAAAGACAGCGCCCAGGTTGCAGAGGCAATGTTAACGAGACAGGTGCAGAAGTTAAGGAATTAGTCTGTTTGTCTAAAGTTCCGTGATATAACATGATCAAGAGCACAGTTTACAATTAATATATGTTCAGTGAATTAAATGGTGATTTTAGTGACCACCACTTGATTAGAGTCTTATGCATTGCCATATGTTCACATGCACAATTACAACACGTCAAAAAGTCTAACACGAGTCAAGGGACAAGAGCCCAACTCAGGGAAACATTACGATGATGGTGACTCTTGTTAGCTGGGAACGTTCCTAAAATATTAAAGTAGACACACGTTTTTAAAAACCAAGGAATGTTCTGATAAACTTTTAGGTGGAAAgcatatctttttttaatgcgGTTAATAATTTTGAATGGGTTACTATAAAGAAACTAAATAATTCTAActatttgaatttataatgaTATTCCTTGTAATCTGTTGCCCAGTTTTTTTTAGCATATTCAGTAAGTTTGCTTAGTTCACTTTGCTACGCATGCAAATAAGTTAAATTTTACTTTACTGAACTTCACAGGATACTGGGACGcatgcattacaaacattaatGGATGTCTTTGCAGAAAACGGGTAAAAATATGCCTTTCAATTATTTTTCGTTTTTCAGTTCAGACTTTCAAGTGAAATAAGTAGtattacaagaaaaacacatttattaggcCTCACCCTCTACTCAAAAATTCAAAATGATTCTTACACAACAAAAGGTACCGGAGAAGTCTCcttgaacaaaacaataaaacatgcagAGAGGTTCGACTAAGATCTGAACTTTATTACAAACATAGACATGCACAACGTTTAAAGTAACAGAAAGTAAAACGAACATTGAGTATGAAACAAgaagacaatgaaacaataacTATCTTTAAGATGTTCACCTGCTCTACTcgttgtcttctctctctctctcatcacctgtgtctctttttctttaatacGTTCACCTGCTCTGCTCGTCGTATTCTCTCTGTCGTCACCTGTGTCTCGTTTGAGTTCTGAATTTGCCAATTGATTGACGTccttgggacaacataaagagAGCGATGCATATTCCCAATCATTGaccgaaataaaaaaattcccgGCAAGAAGTGACGTTTAACCTGAGTTTGCCCAAACAAGGATGGCTAGTCCTGCCAAGGTTCAAAAGGCAGACGAGAACACACTGGAAGGGTTCCTCTTCAGCGTGTCTCCCAGGAGAGAATCGAAGAACGGGAACCCATTTTTCAGAGCCGTACTTCAATCTGCCAGGCAGGAGTACCACGGagtcgtgtttttttttctatggaAAGCCAGCgttgttcatgcaggtggcAAAGAACGGCAACGTTGTGAGACTGCGGAATGTCAAGCGGAGTTTGAGTAAGATCTGTTGTCTTATAGCCTACGTGGTTCCTTTAATTGCGCTCACCCGAAGGGCTTAACGAAAATCTTTTGCTTGTTCCTCAGGCTTTTCCGATCCGGATGGTTGCGACATCTTGTGTTCCCGTTCTACCAGCATGGAAGTGACGAGCCTGCCGTTTCTCCCCTGTGCGCCGCCGAGCTCCAAGAGGCGCTCACTATAGCAGAGGTGAAAGCCCTCGGACCGAAAGAGAAGGTGAGAATGTTAAAACTTAAActgttaaaatgcttaaatgttaatgtttctatGCGTCCATTGACCGAAATGGACAGAGCctcacactttctttcttttttgcagGTGGGAGAAGTTTTTGGCAAAGTCAAACTCAACGGTTCTGTGAGCAAGGTAGTGCACGTCAACTGCTCAGATTGTGAGCTTAAGGAAATCGTCATCAACGACGGGACTGGCTACATAAAGGTGACCCTGTGGGACCCTTTTGCGAATGTAACTAAGGCCATGAAATCTTACGCCTTCAAAAATCTGTGCACCCGGGACAGAGGCGAGTTCATATACCTGCGCACAGGCCCGTCCTGCGTCGTCGAGCCGATTACCGATTTTACCGAGGCGGAAGACGAGAGCGAAACTAGCCAGCAGGAATCGAGGTCAACGGCGCTTTTGAGTGCCAAAGTGAAGGGCGTCGAAATCACCATCCAACGCCGGTGTCCCAGTTGCCGAGCCAGACAGACGGCGTTCATTGAAAAGTCCGTGTTGCACCGGTGCGAGGGCTGCAGGCTGAAGCAGTCGTCGCTGGCCTTCGTTGCCTCCTTCTCGGGGAAAGGCCATAGTCGGGACGGACAACAGCGAAGTCAATGTGGTCATTATCAGCTCGGCGCTGTCCATCTACTTGCGGTGGGCCGCCTGTGCAGTATGTTGAACGACGCAGAGGCCATCGAAGATCACCTTCTGGTGTTACCCGGCCTAGACCTGACCATCAATGCTGATTGGTTCCTTTTGTCTATCCAACGAGCTGTTGAGCCACCTGCCCCTTCGGAGGAGACTTTAAATAACTCTGATGAATTCCTTCAGGAGATGCTGGAACTTGCTGAGATTGCAGACCACCTGCCTCTTCACACACAGCCAGTGGTACTTCCAGCACCTGAAGAGACGTTGAGTGAGGTACAGTGTTTGTTCACAAGATTCCGTTTAGTTCGTTCATGTTTGGCAAATGACTTTGCCACAAATGTCCGGtttgaaatgctttatttagtACGTATTTTTGTTGAAGTTCTGCtgaatgtttctgtttgtgtttcttgcTGGTGCGTTAAACgttttgcatgtttgtattgCAATAAAGTTCAGATCTTAGTAGAACCTCTCTGCATGTCTTAATGCTTTATTGTTCGAGGAGTCTTCTCCGTTAACGGTACCTTGTCTCGTGTGCAAGAATCATTTTGAAGTAAAGATGACTAGAGGGTGAGGCCTAATAAAGTTTCGTGTTTCTTGTAATACTGCTTTTCCCCTGAAAGTCTGAACAACAGAAAACTGGTTAAAATATGcctttcaaaattatttttttattcaaagacatccattaatgtttgtaatgcatgCGTGCcagtatactgtacattttttcttgaggtTTCGTAAATACTAACCATGCaaagttacattttacataaatataggtagcaaagtaaactgtaTGCAAATTTactgaatctactcaataaaacTGGCAACAGATTTGCAAGGAATATCATAGAATTATTCAAACTCAATTTTAATTTggtgaatttaattaaaaatgagacTCTTTCCAGCTAACAAGTTTTTAAAACCACTAAGGGATGAGCTGATAATAAAGTATGACTAGTTTCTGAATGTTTTCAGTTCCCAGCTAACGAGTCACCATCATGGAAATGTTTCCCTGAGTTGGGCTCTTGTCCCTTGACTTGTGTTTTAGACTTTTTGGCGTGTTGTAGTTGTGCGCATGTGAACAGTTGCAATGCATGAGAATCTAATCCAATAGAGCTAACTGGTGGTCATTAATCACCATTCGATTCActaaacctatattaattgTAAAGCACTATGAGCCGCTGAATTCTGCTGTCCATGTTGCTAGGCTAGAAACCTTTGAAGATTTTGCTGAAGTCTCAAAGAACGCAAGCTCTGGGAGCAAAGGGTATGATTTCTACAGAAATTGGACTAAACTGTCAATAAGACTAGACCTCCAAGTCTCAAAAAAAGTCTAAATTATCTATATTGtgcaaaaaatatgcttttcgCAGCATCTGTTAACATGCACACAGCTTTATAGGATGTATTGTATGGATAAGTCAACATGGCTAGTTCCCATTTAAGATCAATCTGGCAACAATCAGTATATTTACAACACCATTGGTTTATTCATAATGTATTGAGTGGCTTTTCATGTGTCATGTACAGGTGTCCCAGCTCTCAAAGGTGGGAGGGAGGAATAACAAAGACTGCGTCCATAAAGTAATGGACATGTATTAAACAACTGTCACATGCTCCgaatatagaatataattaTGCAGTTAAATTTTTACTCATTGCCTGCTCTGTTTGCCCTCCTCTTAGCACATAGATAGCATAAATGCAGAAAGAGATGATTCATTAGGAATAATGCAAGcataaatgaatatttgtaGAATGTAGGCGTTGACCTCACTATATGATTTTCTGCATGTTTTCTCAGGCTTTTCACCAACAGCCTAATGGCTGCTTTCAACATGAAGGGGCGGGGTCCCAGTGAGAAAAAAGCCTTCCAGGATACCGTTCTTTACTCGGTGGTAAAAGGTAACtgcatttttcatgtttatacaGGTGCTTCTCAAATTAGAATAGTGGAAAAGTCAATTCATTTTAGGAATTcaacttaaaggtccaatatCTAAATTTCTTCGCCGCTGGGGGTTGCTAACCTCTTACAAGACACACACGGCGCGAGTCCCGCGAATATAAAGGAAAATTGACAATTCTACAGAAATACACGGAATTGTTGAATTACTACTCGCAGGTCATTATATTAGACGAATGAAACTTGCAGCGCTGTTTCACTTAGTCAAACCGTTACACGATCAAACTAAACTTGTGTATTGTAAGTTATAATGTTATTCTATGTGTTAGTTTGTCCGTATGAGACTAGCAGGAATTTCAACATTAGAGTAACATACAGATCCTATTCTAACATCTCATCATGTAAACTATATAACATTGATTATTGCACAGGTAAGAAAATGTACGTAAAACTAAAGTACATGTAAGAGCAGCGTCAAGTGGAAGTTAGTCTCGGACGTAGAGCTCTCGACATCTCGAAAACACCGCGCGATGTTCACTCGCCGTCATCTACTGCGAAACTAATTTATTATATAGACTCATTACATGCAAAGTGAGAGATCTCAAGCctttatttgttataattttgATTATGGCTTATGAAACCCACAAATTCTAAAtctcagaaaatttgaatattacatcaaaattgataaaaaacagGGATTTTAAATCCAGAAATGTTGGCTCTCTGAAAAGTAGAATCATGCATATATACTCAGTACTTGGTTTTTTAAAAcggaatttattttatttttatgtattcgAACAAAACTGTGGTGTCTATATTAAGGCACTGggcatttcaaatatttttgaaatcaccatcattctaaataaattatttatttccagtttAATTTTCTGATCCCCCATGGGCCCCTCCTCACTAGTTCTCTTGGTCCCCCCATTTATTAAATCCTGGAATCGCCCCTGCCGAGTATATATGCATGATTATACTTTTCAGAGTGccaacatttatgtattttcaatctttttttatgtaatctAATTTTCTGAGATTTTGAAATTGGGGGTTTCATAAACTGTAAgccaataatcatcaaaattataaCAAAGGCTTGAAATATCTCAGTTTGCATGTAATGagtctatataatatattagtTTCACCTGTTAAGTTGAATTCctgaaattaactttttcatgacattcTAATTTGAGAAGCACCTGTATATATCTAATTTAGCTTACCAATTGTATGTCTTATGGGAAGGTATGCAAATCCATGCAATTGTTaattgataaaatgtaaatacaatgtgtaGTAGGGGCCTTAATGATGTAAGACGTGGTTTATTCATGCACCAtctaatatattttctttagcAGCCGCAGTAATGAAGTGGAGTAAAACAGCCACAGAAGTGGAAATCAGGGCTGGCATGGCTGAGACACTTAAACATGCTCCAGGGAGAGCTGGAGGTGGAGGTTGCAAAGTGTGAACATTTAGTGTACATTTTCTATCTTAgagttgtgttttgttgaatcTTGGAAAGTGAACTGTGTTGGTTACTGGACCCCCTATGTTTATTGCACTGACTCTTATGTGAAATCTGTGTTGGTTACTTGACTGTTTGcactatttaaaatgtgctgttttaataaagttattataaGCTAGCCCTTTAAAGCTTTGTTTCATTcatatgttaatataaaatgttatttggcATGTTAATGTGGACTTGAGAATTGACAATagtcatttaataaatgttaaagatCGACCTGTTTTCAACGTTGAAAAGTTGGACAAATTTGACGtcttttcaattttcattttcaacccTCAGTGGACCGTAATTGGACGTTGACTTTTTGCTAGCTGGGTAATATCAGTTATagtttaattgcattttaatatcTAGAACATTTGCATCTTCCATTGGTCCAAGTCTCTCTAAATCATCTTGAGTTCTTTGTATCGTGTCTGCTTCTTTTTCAAATTTTGCAATGTTTGTGTCCATTATACTTTTTACTGAATCAAGCGTCTCACACATTGTCACATTGCCAGTCTCACCACATCTGTTACATTAGATGGAACACAAGTCATTGGTCCATGAACAAGAGAGTTTAAACAGTTCAGTTCAGCAGGAACAGGATCCAGAGGAAGATTATTTACCAACACTGGTGACAGGACCTGtagatattttttctttaaactgttCAATCACACAGTCATCTCTTTTCTTTTGATcttagcatttttatatttctgtgtgttgtaGTCAATCACCatatttctgtgtatttcatTCTGACTGTTCTGGATTGGTAGTATACATCTGTAAGCTATACTCCTTCAGAGAGTCCCGATGCTCATCATTTGATTTCTATTTAcctatattatattttttgcctTGTTCTTGATGCTCTTGATATTGCTTATATTTTTTAGTGCTAGATTTAATCACTTTGTCTTTTTAAGTTTCATCCTCATGATatcttttgtttatattgtctttaGTCCTCTGTTTTAAATCATCATTAGTCCTGTAGTTTCTGTCTGTATAGCCTACGTTGATGTGATGTAGGTTTTAACTCTGAACCTTCCCATGATGATTTACAAATGCAAGCACAATTACCATCTTTctctttacacacacaacgGCTTCATAATGACAGTTATTAACATGTTTCCGGTAAATCACATTGTATTGACAACCACGTCTGTTCGATGAGACACTTGAGGATGAATATTTCAGCCATGTGTTTTGACTATGTAAATATGTCAACACCAATTAAATCACTGGTAGCCTGAATCTCAAATTCTGTTGCCCAAACGCCCAGATACTTCATTCTTGATGTGGAAATATAATCTGATTCCGAACTGTTTCCTTCCAGTGAATGTGCTTTGATTGATTTTGTAGAATGTGTGTATTAACAGCACGTCTCACTTTTCcatgttcttgtttatttccACTTACAGCATATGATACAGAACGTAAAAAGCAGTTCCCATCAGCTTCAATACCTTTGGATTCACAAGGCTCAGCCATTTAAAAATCTCATTAGCATTGTTTTGTTCCCTTTCAATTTTTACAATGTTCAACTTCAAGCAAATACTTTGTTGCTGCATTGTGAACGGGCTAAACAGAAAAGAGTCATTGACAGTTTGTGAGATAAATTCAACATCAgctgtattttcatttgttgacTCCAGACAAGGTACTACAGGTGTCTTTTCAGCAAACGTTTCATTTACAGATATTTTCTCTGTGATTGTGACATCAATCAAACACTAATAGTAGCTAACATCagtttccatccatccatccatccatccatcttcttccgcttatccggggccgggtcgctggggcagcagtctaagcagggattcCCCCacacttccctctccctagacacttcctccagctcttccggggggacaccgaggcgttcccaggccagccgggagacatagtccctccagcgtgtcctagggtcttccccggggtctccacCTGGTGGGACATTCCtaaccttcccgggaaggcatccagggggcatccggaaaagatgcccgagccacctcagctggcccctctcgatgtggatgAGCaacggatctactctgagctcctcccgagtgaccgagcttctcaccctatcaaCATCAGTTTCCATTTCAGATTTTACAGCTTAAGTAAATTTCGCAGGTTCATCAGGTTTCAGGATTGCCCACAGAGAGAGGAGTCATGTTTGCATTCACCCTGGTTACCTCAAAGGCAGTCTCATGTGCTTTCATTGGCGCGCACAGAGACCTGATGTCCCGATGGAAAACCACTACATTCTTATCCTCAGATGATATGGTCCCGTCAGAGTTTCGATCATGTGGATCAAACACTGCATACCAGGAGCCGTGTCTGATCGCTGCACATATGTTAGATTTAATATTCAACAAACAGGCATCAAAACTCTGAAAAGCTCGAGTCAGTACTTTATCTAGAGACAAGTACACATTACGCATGTTTGTC
Coding sequences within:
- the LOC130430660 gene encoding uncharacterized protein LOC130430660 yields the protein MASPAKVQKADENTLEGFLFSVSPRRESKNGNPFFRAVLQSARQEYHGVVFFFLWKASVVHAGGKERQRCETAECQAEFELFRSGWLRHLVFPFYQHGSDEPAVSPLCAAELQEALTIAEVKALGPKEKVGEVFGKVKLNGSVSKVVHVNCSDCELKEIVINDGTGYIKVTLWDPFANVTKAMKSYAFKNLCTRDRGEFIYLRTGPSCVVEPITDFTEAEDESETSQQESRSTALLSAKVKGVEITIQRRCPSCRARQTAFIEKSVLHRCEGCRLKQSSLAFVASFSGKGHSRDGQQRSQCGHYQLGAVHLLAVGRLCSMLNDAEAIEDHLLVLPGLDLTINADWFLLSIQRAVEPPAPSEETLNNSDEFLQEMLELAEIADHLPLHTQPVVLPAPEETLSEVSQLSKVGGRNNKDCVHKVMDMLFTNSLMAAFNMKGRGPSEKKAFQDTVLYSVVKAAACEAVWTETNCSD
- the LOC130430373 gene encoding E3 SUMO-protein ligase ZBED1-like: MTKFSIIKSAKDPRVERVTSVCKKVVNTFSFSWKKKRDLSNAQTELKLPQKKLITESPTRWGSRLNMIERVLDQEKAISQVLKADKKTRHLVPSWQDVDVMESVKKAFSPLKDFTDALSGEDYVSISYVKPVLHLLKVNILCLNDEDTELTKTMKTSILAYLTDKYQDPTNDDLLDMASLVDPRVTTQYIDKDKIEGIQTRALSELESLLTIQYPTSDQQPTSSTSTSTSQSPDEGQAPPKKAKQSLASFFKASGVGSASAATTSSSSSLKEAIVGKLKG